From a region of the Panicum virgatum strain AP13 chromosome 2K, P.virgatum_v5, whole genome shotgun sequence genome:
- the LOC120691123 gene encoding uncharacterized protein LOC120691123, protein MTSPSSHHPDSSSASSTPRAGAGNTHLHPPPLPPAPAPTPAAPPAQAHGGPQVRLMCSFGGRILPRPGDLQLRYVGGETRIVSFPRAAASFATLVSALAKVAPALFAPGVPRPSLKYQVPHDDLDSLISVSSDDDVDHLMDELDRLHDEAAAAARPLRLRVFLFAPAPDAAFGSILSGTAGDAVSTDQWFVDALNAPAPHPIERGRSEASSIISEVPDYLFGLDTASDEPSPGPAVSRNKSDAAETPRQHGDEDEASVPARQVPYVAEGASSWPAPPPPYMAQPVYYSPLPPPVHYLDPSAQGGYMPRPVYHMVGGGGSEVPGGDLHAAGGVYGVPHPMQAFPPMMYAPPRAVVYTAEGQPLPPPEDA, encoded by the exons atgACGTCGCCGTCCTCGCACCATCCGGACTCCTCCTCGGCGTCCTCCACCCCGCGCGCCGGTGCCGGCAACACCCACCTCCACCCGCCGCCTCTCCCGCCGGCCCCCGCGCCCACccccgccgctcctcccgcgCAGGCGCACGGGGGGCCGCAGGTGCGCCTCATGTGCAGCTTCGGCGGCCGCATCCTGCCGCGCCCGGGGGACCTCCAGCTGCGCTACGTCGGCGGGGAGACCCGCATCGTCTCCTTCCCGCGGGCCGCGGCCTCCTTCGCCACCCTCGTCTCCGCGCTCGCCAAGGTCGCCCCGGCCCTCTTCGCCCCGGGGGTGCCCCGCCCGTCGCTCAAGTACCAGGTGCCCCACGACGACCTCGACTCGCTCATCTCCGTCagctccgacgacgacgtcgaccaCCTCATGGACGAGCTCGACCGCCTCCacgacgaggccgccgccgccgccaggccgctccgcctccgcgtcTTCCTCTTCGCGCCCGCGCCCGATGCCGCCTTCGGCTCCATCCTCTCGGGCACCGCCGGCGATGCCGTCTCCACCGACCAGTGGTTCGTCGACGCGCTCAACGCCCCCGCGCCGCACCCCATCGAGCGCGGCCGATCCGAGGCGTCGTCGATCATCTCCGAGGTCCCCGACTACCTCTTCGGCCTCGACACCGCGTCCGACGAACCCAGCCCCGGCCCCGCGGTCTCCCGCAACAAGTCCGATGCCGCCGAGACTCCACGCCAACacggcgacgaagacgaagCATCGGTTCCCGCGCGCCAGGTGCCGTACGTCGCGGAGGGAGCATCGTCATGGcccgccccgcctccgccgtaCATGGCGCAGCCCGTGTACTACTcccccctcccgccgccggtcCACTACCTTGATCCGTCTGCGCAGGGCGGCTACATGCCTCGCCCTGTCTACCACATGGTCGGTGGCGGAGGAAGCGAGGTACCCGGCGGAGATCTccacgcggccggcggcgtctaCGGCGTCCCGCACCCCATGCAGGCGTTCCCGCCGATGATgtacgcgccgccgcgcgcggtcgTCTACACGGCGGAGGGGCAGCCGTTGCCGCCTCCTGAAG ATGCCTAG